The Parashewanella tropica genome window below encodes:
- a CDS encoding TetR/AcrR family transcriptional regulator: MCPAPRYTVEQQEIMIKEAAVKVIEDSSLLDFKMTAIAKEAGLSVGSLYKYVQTKEDLIIALACEKDEHQYQLFKDIFSTELAMPQKLIAFVLVDENKSKTFSFDLDLEIISKSESVIRRCSPMWKARILELENKMSELCRQKNIDCFNSGDFLGEDLTSVHSLSVGHWAMSVGFKQVNNHIDTVSQHLPGIECMQAFKIKDNSIVAMTHYINAHPWKEPLTQEGIEQTKLVLETLGYR, from the coding sequence ATGTGCCCAGCTCCAAGGTACACAGTTGAGCAACAGGAAATTATGATTAAAGAGGCTGCCGTCAAGGTGATTGAAGATTCCTCTTTACTCGATTTCAAAATGACCGCTATTGCCAAAGAGGCAGGATTATCTGTTGGCTCTCTCTATAAGTATGTGCAAACAAAAGAAGATTTAATTATCGCCCTAGCTTGCGAGAAAGATGAGCACCAGTATCAGTTGTTTAAAGACATTTTTAGTACTGAACTCGCCATGCCACAAAAATTAATAGCATTTGTTTTAGTTGATGAGAATAAATCAAAAACATTCAGCTTTGATTTAGATTTGGAAATCATATCTAAAAGTGAATCCGTGATCCGTCGTTGCTCTCCAATGTGGAAAGCACGCATTCTAGAACTTGAAAATAAAATGTCTGAGCTGTGTAGACAAAAAAACATTGACTGTTTCAACTCAGGCGATTTTTTAGGAGAGGATTTGACATCCGTCCATAGTCTCAGCGTAGGTCACTGGGCAATGTCTGTTGGGTTTAAACAAGTCAACAATCATATTGATACGGTTTCCCAGCATTTACCAGGAATAGAATGTATGCAGGCTTTCAAAATAAAAGATAACAGCATTGTAGCTATGACACACTATATCAATGCCCATCCATGGAAAGAGCCCCTCACACAAGAAGGCATTGAACAAACCAAATTAGTACTTGAAACACTTGGATACAGATAA
- a CDS encoding efflux RND transporter periplasmic adaptor subunit: MTKKKPLLNWSLTFIAIASIGYGLYHYKSSEIKTAMAQEQPEYPAPIKAVTVDYSNYKERVTVPAEIVAPESLMLTNSFAGKITFLNLKSGSTVKKGQKLLQVDISEELAQIKTAKAKAKLASNELARTKELHRKKLASDTALDKAQADAEISEADVARIQAIIDKKTILAPFNGVVGLHTLSVGEYLAPNSQVANLVTKQPKLWVDFDLSQVQSQRLSGQSVEMVIENHPETEFANIIAKEPVVNAQTRGVKYRAELQKSEGINLSPGTFVEVKLQQGQNKQMIKLPKHAVLRQQSSRYVYVLVPENEGTYRVQRRDVKVFQDDSEFSYLADGLKVGEQVVSSGAFKLYPNQLVSIQQAGEQANNKGW, encoded by the coding sequence ATGACAAAGAAAAAGCCACTCCTTAACTGGAGCCTGACTTTTATTGCCATCGCCAGCATTGGTTATGGTCTTTATCACTATAAGTCATCAGAAATTAAGACGGCTATGGCGCAGGAGCAACCAGAATACCCTGCACCGATAAAAGCTGTAACTGTCGATTACTCGAATTATAAAGAACGTGTAACGGTACCCGCTGAAATCGTTGCTCCTGAATCATTAATGCTGACCAATAGCTTTGCTGGAAAAATCACTTTTTTGAATTTAAAAAGTGGTTCAACAGTTAAGAAAGGACAAAAACTACTTCAAGTAGATATCAGTGAAGAATTGGCACAAATTAAAACCGCCAAAGCCAAAGCAAAGTTAGCGAGCAATGAATTAGCAAGAACTAAAGAATTACACCGAAAAAAACTGGCTTCTGATACGGCGTTAGACAAAGCTCAAGCGGATGCTGAGATTTCTGAAGCTGACGTAGCACGCATACAAGCGATTATTGATAAGAAAACCATTCTAGCGCCATTTAATGGTGTTGTAGGTTTACACACTCTATCTGTAGGTGAGTACCTTGCACCTAACTCTCAAGTTGCCAACCTTGTCACTAAGCAACCAAAACTGTGGGTTGATTTCGATTTATCGCAAGTTCAATCACAGCGATTAAGTGGTCAAAGCGTTGAGATGGTTATCGAAAACCATCCTGAAACAGAGTTTGCCAACATTATTGCCAAAGAGCCTGTTGTAAATGCCCAAACTCGTGGTGTTAAATATCGTGCCGAGTTGCAAAAAAGCGAAGGTATAAATTTAAGCCCAGGAACCTTTGTTGAAGTGAAATTACAACAAGGTCAAAACAAACAGATGATTAAGCTGCCAAAACACGCTGTGCTACGTCAGCAATCTTCTCGTTACGTTTATGTACTCGTGCCTGAAAACGAAGGAACTTATCGAGTACAGCGTCGTGACGTAAAGGTATTCCAAGATGACAGTGAGTTCAGTTACTTAGCTGATGGCTTAAAAGTAGGTGAACAAGTTGTGTCTTCTGGTGCATTTAAGCTCTACCCAAATCAGCTTGTCAGTATTCAACAAGCTGGTGAGCAAGCAAATAATAAGGGTTGGTAA
- a CDS encoding efflux RND transporter permease subunit: MSATSYKARFTDMFVTRPILAIILSLTLVIIGTISALKLPVLQYPQIENTSLNITTVYVGASAEEIQGFVTDPIEKAAATITGVDYISSNSTAGTSDVKVQLELNADSTKALAELNTRLSQIRFELPRGTQDPSIDVVRADRPFASFYLYADSKEFSIADLSDYLTRQVNPLFNSLPGVQKVGLVGSRSPSMRIWLNPIKMSMMNVSANDIQQALMSNNVAATFGSTKTHNQRIDIVANTLLEDASHFENIVIKEMDGRSVKLSDVAKVELGSEEGHEVSGLSGQNSAYISVFAQPGANEIAIGDALYKKIAQINKRLPKDLQIKIAYDATEYMRDSIKEVFSTLIETVLLVGIVILLMMGSFRTALVPLITIPISILGAVAAMTLMGFSLNLLTLLAIVLSVGLVVDDAIVVVENVARHMRNGMSGPRAALLSSRQLFTPIIGMTVTLAAVYAPIGFLSGLTGVLFKEFVFTLATAVLMSGVVALTLSPIMSAYVSPEGGKEGKLTQKINGQFARLENAYSAFLGRVFNYRPQVIAIAVFFTLLIVPLFMFSKSELAPVEDQSQVQMYVIAPPESTVDFTSQQIGEIVKANLQLPNTNDMWHVAMQTTGFGGLLFDPVSEREQSIQELRGQVYGVLSQFPEVNALPNLPSSLPTSGQFDVELIVTSSDPQANMSGIAQQIVYSAFQSGYFMFADTDLKVDLPQIKFEFNKSKIADLGMTISDVNQQLSFLLSDNYVNRFNLDGKAYKVIAQVPDEFRKDQQAIMQLQLTAPNGKQFSLSSIATVTTQAAPRALSKFGQRNSFRVYGGIVPGVTKDQALTSLEQAAAKILPMGYSIDYMGESRQLRKEGNTLVSVLGVALVFVFFVLAIQFNSFRDPLVVLLGSVPLALSGALLLSFSNFTTINIYSQIGLITLVGLVAKNGILIVEFAKHLQLEGKDKTQAVIEAASVRLRPILMTTAATVLGHFPLVLVSGAGAAARNSIGLILVAGMLIGTFFTLFVLPVIYSYLADSHQTKEVEEV; this comes from the coding sequence ATGTCCGCTACATCTTATAAAGCCCGTTTCACAGATATGTTTGTGACACGGCCAATATTAGCGATTATTCTGTCTTTGACCTTAGTGATCATCGGCACAATATCAGCGCTAAAATTGCCAGTACTCCAGTATCCTCAAATTGAGAATACCTCATTAAATATCACCACCGTCTACGTTGGTGCTTCGGCTGAGGAAATCCAAGGTTTCGTTACCGATCCGATTGAAAAAGCTGCTGCAACCATCACAGGTGTGGACTACATCAGCTCAAACTCAACCGCTGGTACCAGTGATGTAAAAGTTCAACTTGAACTTAATGCTGATAGCACTAAGGCGTTAGCTGAGCTTAATACTCGCTTGAGTCAAATTCGATTTGAATTGCCTCGTGGTACTCAAGATCCGAGTATTGATGTGGTTCGAGCCGATAGACCGTTTGCTTCTTTCTATCTTTATGCTGATAGTAAAGAATTCAGTATTGCAGATTTGAGTGACTACCTGACTAGACAAGTTAACCCGCTATTTAATTCGCTTCCCGGCGTGCAAAAAGTTGGCTTAGTCGGTAGTCGCTCACCTTCTATGCGTATTTGGTTAAACCCAATCAAGATGTCGATGATGAATGTCAGTGCTAATGATATTCAACAAGCCTTGATGAGCAATAACGTAGCAGCCACTTTTGGTAGTACCAAAACTCATAACCAACGCATTGATATTGTGGCTAATACCTTGCTTGAAGACGCTTCTCACTTTGAAAACATCGTGATCAAAGAAATGGATGGACGTAGTGTCAAGTTAAGTGATGTAGCAAAAGTAGAGCTAGGCTCTGAAGAAGGTCACGAAGTTTCTGGTTTGAGTGGGCAAAACTCAGCTTACATTTCAGTGTTTGCTCAGCCTGGTGCAAACGAAATTGCGATTGGTGATGCGCTTTATAAAAAGATTGCCCAAATAAACAAGCGTTTACCAAAAGATCTGCAAATCAAGATTGCTTACGATGCCACTGAATACATGCGCGACTCGATTAAGGAAGTATTTTCTACTTTGATTGAAACCGTACTGCTTGTTGGTATTGTGATCTTACTGATGATGGGCTCATTCCGCACCGCATTAGTGCCTTTGATCACGATTCCTATATCAATTCTTGGTGCGGTTGCAGCGATGACCTTAATGGGGTTCTCACTAAACCTATTAACCCTTTTAGCCATTGTACTATCGGTAGGTTTGGTTGTTGATGACGCTATTGTTGTGGTTGAAAACGTAGCAAGACACATGCGTAATGGCATGAGTGGTCCTAGAGCCGCACTACTGAGTTCACGTCAGCTGTTCACCCCAATCATTGGTATGACAGTAACACTAGCAGCCGTTTATGCGCCAATTGGTTTCCTATCTGGCTTAACGGGCGTGCTGTTTAAAGAGTTTGTATTTACTCTAGCTACAGCCGTGTTGATGTCTGGTGTGGTGGCTCTTACATTATCGCCAATCATGAGTGCGTATGTTTCACCGGAAGGTGGCAAAGAAGGCAAACTGACTCAAAAAATCAACGGTCAATTTGCGCGACTAGAAAACGCTTACTCTGCATTCCTTGGTCGTGTGTTTAATTACCGTCCACAAGTGATCGCTATCGCCGTTTTCTTCACTTTGCTTATCGTGCCACTGTTTATGTTTTCAAAGTCTGAACTTGCTCCTGTTGAAGATCAGTCTCAAGTTCAGATGTATGTGATTGCACCACCAGAGTCAACGGTTGACTTTACTAGCCAACAGATTGGTGAAATTGTAAAGGCGAACCTACAACTGCCAAATACTAACGATATGTGGCACGTTGCCATGCAAACGACTGGCTTTGGTGGATTACTGTTTGATCCTGTTAGTGAACGTGAGCAGAGTATTCAAGAACTACGTGGTCAAGTATACGGTGTATTAAGTCAGTTCCCAGAGGTTAACGCCCTGCCTAACTTACCATCGTCACTGCCAACTTCTGGTCAGTTTGATGTTGAGTTAATTGTGACTTCATCTGATCCACAAGCGAACATGTCAGGTATTGCTCAGCAGATAGTGTATTCAGCATTTCAATCTGGCTACTTTATGTTTGCTGATACGGACTTGAAAGTTGACTTACCACAAATCAAATTTGAATTTAACAAGTCAAAAATTGCTGACTTAGGCATGACCATCAGCGATGTTAACCAGCAGCTTTCATTCTTGCTATCGGATAACTACGTCAATCGCTTTAACCTTGATGGTAAAGCTTATAAAGTGATTGCACAGGTACCCGATGAGTTCCGTAAGGATCAACAAGCCATTATGCAGCTGCAATTAACCGCGCCTAATGGCAAGCAGTTCTCACTATCGAGCATTGCCACTGTGACCACTCAAGCTGCACCTCGTGCGCTGTCTAAGTTTGGTCAACGCAACTCATTCAGAGTTTACGGTGGTATTGTTCCTGGTGTGACAAAAGACCAAGCGCTAACGTCACTTGAACAAGCCGCAGCGAAAATTCTGCCAATGGGTTATAGCATCGACTACATGGGTGAATCTCGTCAGTTGCGTAAAGAAGGGAATACCTTAGTAAGCGTACTAGGTGTTGCTCTTGTGTTCGTATTCTTTGTTTTGGCGATTCAGTTTAACAGCTTCCGTGATCCACTGGTTGTCTTGCTTGGTTCAGTACCGCTAGCGTTATCAGGTGCGTTACTCTTGTCATTCAGCAACTTCACCACCATCAATATTTATTCGCAAATTGGTTTGATCACCCTAGTTGGTCTGGTTGCGAAAAACGGTATTTTGATTGTGGAGTTTGCTAAGCATTTACAGCTTGAAGGTAAAGATAAAACACAAGCCGTGATCGAAGCAGCCAGCGTACGTTTACGTCCAATTTTGATGACCACGGCCGCAACCGTATTGGGTCACTTCCCACTGGTATTGGTAAGTGGCGCAGGTGCCGCAGCGCGTAACAGTATTGGTTTGATATTGGTCGCGGGTATGTTGATTGGTACTTTCTTCACTTTATTTGTATTGCCAGTGATTTATTCATACTTAGCGGATTCACATCAAACTAAGGAAGTAGAAGAAGTTTAG
- a CDS encoding DUF805 domain-containing protein yields the protein MEHFIGCLKKYADFTGRARRQEFWMFVLVYVILSIVVSVVDMLLGTWVLGTIFSLALLIPSLAVTARRLHDTGRTGWWQLLMFIPLIGWIILIIFEVQDSHDDNQYGPNPKA from the coding sequence ATGGAACACTTTATTGGTTGTTTGAAAAAGTATGCTGACTTTACGGGAAGAGCGCGCAGACAAGAATTTTGGATGTTTGTTCTTGTTTACGTCATTTTATCTATTGTGGTGTCTGTCGTTGATATGTTGCTAGGAACATGGGTTTTAGGAACCATTTTCTCTTTAGCTTTATTGATCCCTTCACTTGCAGTTACTGCTCGTCGATTACATGACACAGGCCGCACAGGCTGGTGGCAGCTACTGATGTTTATACCTCTTATAGGTTGGATTATCCTTATTATTTTTGAAGTTCAAGATAGTCATGATGATAACCAATACGGTCCAAATCCAAAGGCTTAA
- a CDS encoding hotdog fold domain-containing protein — protein sequence MENQIRSSDNKVLRLYKKCCQYPFGKWLFSKIFCHKAPYFATANPKIKTLRHNYCECVIKKRRSVENHIKTVHVIAICNGLEMSMGAVAEASIPKHLRWIPKGMTVDYTAKAGSDIRCVAEVKQEWKAGDLDVIVTAYDTNDVAVVKGIIHLWISEKPKKHSG from the coding sequence ATGGAAAATCAAATTAGAAGCAGTGATAACAAAGTACTTCGTCTTTATAAAAAGTGTTGTCAGTATCCCTTTGGCAAATGGCTTTTTTCGAAAATTTTTTGTCATAAAGCCCCTTACTTCGCGACCGCAAACCCTAAGATTAAGACACTCAGACATAATTATTGTGAGTGCGTAATCAAAAAACGTCGAAGTGTTGAGAACCACATTAAAACGGTTCATGTGATTGCGATTTGTAATGGCTTAGAAATGTCGATGGGGGCAGTGGCAGAAGCTTCAATCCCAAAGCACCTTAGATGGATACCAAAAGGAATGACGGTTGACTACACTGCAAAGGCAGGAAGCGATATTCGCTGTGTGGCGGAGGTGAAGCAAGAATGGAAAGCAGGTGACTTAGATGTCATTGTTACAGCTTACGATACTAATGACGTAGCCGTTGTAAAAGGAATAATACATTTGTGGATTTCTGAAAAACCTAAAAAGCACTCTGGTTAG
- a CDS encoding DUF368 domain-containing protein — MNLLKTYFKGVAMGAADVVPGVSGGTIAFITGILDTLLGSINKIKPSLFGMVKREGLKATFDHINGGFLVTLFAGILTSIFTLAKLISWLLVTHPIPIWSFFFGLILISVVHVLKQINGLTIQRLACFVMGIFLAWGLNHLTHIGLEINLFTIFIGGAIAICAMILPGISGSFLLLLLGLYSTVLGAAKSFDVTTLAVFAAGALCGLLSFSRFISMLLSRWHDATLAFLTGLMLGTLGKIWPWKVTLSWRVNSKGEQVPLVQENLSPFAYQHSTGESHQLLLAVICMLSAIVLVWRLEKVGSRSDTDTK, encoded by the coding sequence TTGAACTTACTCAAGACTTATTTCAAGGGAGTGGCAATGGGCGCCGCGGACGTAGTACCCGGAGTCTCTGGTGGCACTATAGCCTTTATTACGGGTATTCTTGATACCTTGCTAGGTAGCATTAATAAAATCAAGCCATCATTATTTGGCATGGTTAAACGTGAAGGCTTAAAGGCTACATTCGATCATATCAATGGGGGCTTTTTAGTTACTTTATTTGCAGGTATTTTGACCAGCATTTTTACCCTAGCTAAACTCATCTCTTGGCTGCTCGTTACTCATCCAATCCCCATCTGGTCATTCTTTTTTGGACTGATATTAATTTCGGTTGTGCATGTGCTTAAACAAATTAACGGCTTGACGATTCAACGATTGGCTTGCTTTGTAATGGGTATATTTCTCGCTTGGGGATTAAATCATCTCACCCATATTGGTTTGGAAATCAACTTATTTACTATCTTTATCGGCGGTGCTATCGCCATTTGCGCTATGATCTTACCGGGCATATCAGGTAGCTTCTTGTTGTTATTACTCGGCTTATATTCAACCGTTTTAGGTGCCGCAAAAAGTTTCGATGTCACTACGCTTGCAGTATTTGCAGCTGGAGCCTTGTGTGGGCTTTTAAGCTTCAGTCGATTTATATCTATGCTGTTATCTCGTTGGCATGATGCCACTCTCGCTTTCTTAACCGGATTAATGCTAGGAACGCTCGGCAAAATCTGGCCTTGGAAAGTCACCTTAAGTTGGCGAGTAAACTCTAAAGGAGAACAAGTTCCACTGGTTCAAGAAAATTTGTCCCCTTTTGCCTATCAACACTCCACTGGAGAGTCACATCAATTACTATTAGCCGTGATCTGTATGCTCAGCGCAATCGTATTAGTATGGAGATTGGAAAAAGTCGGCAGCCGCTCCGATACTGATACAAAGTAA
- a CDS encoding YbgA family protein, with protein MQFNEEKIQVGISSCLLGEKVRFDGGHKNSAYCKKELSQFFRFIPVCPEMAIGLGAPRKSIRLIKEGEAILVQSADGSLDVTQQLNEFSHDKVAQLDKLGGYIFCSKSPTCGMERVLEYKMGTNHATKTGIGVYARALMEIYPHLPVEEEGRLHDPNLRENFFTRVYAYHDWQCMMHSGLTKHKLIQFHSRYKYLIMAHHRESYKKLGPLLADLSNLEETAEQYFIGFMTALKHRATRNTHTNTLQHIQGYFKQDLTKEQKQELTDSIVKYHQGIAPLLVPITLINHYLREFPKEYIQDQIYLNPHPEALKLRYGY; from the coding sequence ATGCAGTTTAACGAAGAGAAAATTCAAGTGGGCATCAGCTCATGTTTATTGGGTGAAAAAGTCCGATTTGATGGTGGTCATAAAAATTCGGCTTATTGTAAAAAAGAACTCAGTCAGTTTTTTCGATTCATTCCAGTGTGTCCCGAAATGGCCATTGGTCTTGGCGCTCCAAGAAAATCCATTCGGCTCATCAAAGAAGGTGAAGCCATTTTAGTGCAAAGTGCCGATGGCAGCTTAGATGTGACCCAGCAACTCAACGAGTTCAGCCATGATAAAGTCGCGCAACTGGATAAACTTGGCGGTTATATCTTTTGCTCTAAATCTCCTACCTGTGGAATGGAACGAGTACTGGAATACAAAATGGGAACCAATCATGCCACTAAGACCGGCATTGGAGTTTATGCCAGAGCTTTAATGGAAATATACCCACATTTACCCGTTGAAGAAGAAGGCCGATTACACGATCCAAACTTGCGAGAAAACTTCTTCACGCGAGTTTACGCCTATCACGATTGGCAATGTATGATGCACTCAGGGTTAACCAAACATAAATTGATCCAGTTTCATTCCCGATACAAATATCTGATCATGGCTCACCATCGTGAAAGCTATAAAAAGCTGGGGCCTTTACTGGCAGATTTATCCAATTTAGAAGAAACGGCAGAGCAGTACTTTATTGGCTTTATGACGGCATTAAAGCATCGCGCTACTCGTAATACTCACACTAACACTTTGCAGCATATTCAAGGTTACTTTAAGCAAGACTTAACCAAGGAACAAAAACAAGAACTGACAGATAGTATTGTAAAATACCATCAAGGTATCGCGCCCTTGTTAGTTCCAATAACACTGATAAATCACTACCTTAGAGAGTTTCCCAAAGAGTATATTCAAGATCAAATCTATCTAAATCCACATCCAGAAGCGCTAAAACTCAGATATGGATATTAA
- the phrB gene encoding deoxyribodipyrimidine photo-lyase, with the protein MDIKPNSVIFWFRNDLRISDNQALTQAKEYADKHQSPLHAIYLATPTQWQQHDQATIQLDFIERQLNELSTSLAQLGIPLSVFDVNDFQGQINWFITQREAGFIEQVFAGSEPEWNERQRDNQLLENGFPITFTKEHCILPAGKVNNQHGMMYKVFTPFKNRWREIMQEVQVQPLSKLTAFAEPIQAQTITLNCEKTSSEQWPVGEKAAHQLLSQFCKQHLAKYGEQRDFPALHTTSQLSPYLALGILSPMQCLAALLAEFPNAIVEKTPAETWLNELIWREFYRHLLVAFPKLSRNQNFNPLANHIQWRNNPSDFQKWCDGQTGYPIVDAAMRQLNTTGWMHNRLRMIVASFLTKHLLIDWRWGEQYFRQKLIDGDLAANNGGWQWSAGTGCDAQPYFRIFNPMEQSKKFDPDAKFIKDFIPELAHIDAKKLHQANSRTDTGYLISAEYAPAIVEHKPARERALSYLSVMKKS; encoded by the coding sequence ATGGATATTAAACCTAATTCGGTTATCTTTTGGTTTCGCAACGACCTTAGAATTAGTGACAATCAAGCTCTGACTCAAGCTAAAGAATATGCAGATAAACACCAGTCGCCGCTTCATGCAATTTACCTTGCTACACCTACGCAGTGGCAACAGCACGATCAAGCCACCATTCAGTTGGATTTTATCGAGCGCCAGCTTAACGAGTTATCAACGTCGCTAGCTCAACTTGGTATTCCCCTATCCGTGTTTGATGTAAATGATTTTCAAGGTCAAATAAATTGGTTTATTACCCAGCGGGAAGCAGGGTTTATCGAACAAGTTTTTGCAGGTTCAGAACCTGAATGGAATGAAAGGCAACGCGATAACCAATTGTTAGAAAATGGTTTTCCCATCACGTTCACTAAAGAACATTGCATACTTCCTGCTGGAAAAGTTAACAATCAGCATGGCATGATGTACAAAGTGTTCACGCCGTTCAAAAATCGCTGGCGTGAAATAATGCAAGAGGTTCAGGTTCAGCCGTTAAGTAAATTAACTGCGTTTGCAGAACCCATTCAGGCTCAAACCATCACTTTAAATTGTGAGAAAACCAGCAGCGAACAATGGCCTGTTGGAGAGAAAGCAGCGCATCAACTTTTAAGCCAATTTTGTAAGCAACATCTTGCAAAATACGGCGAGCAACGAGACTTCCCTGCTCTACATACCACCAGCCAACTTTCACCTTATTTAGCTTTAGGCATACTCAGCCCGATGCAATGTTTGGCTGCACTGCTTGCTGAGTTTCCTAATGCCATTGTGGAAAAAACACCGGCTGAGACTTGGCTTAATGAGCTCATTTGGCGTGAATTTTATCGTCATTTACTCGTCGCCTTCCCCAAGCTTTCACGTAATCAAAATTTCAACCCTCTAGCGAATCACATTCAGTGGCGTAACAACCCTTCTGATTTTCAAAAATGGTGTGATGGTCAAACGGGCTACCCAATTGTTGATGCCGCAATGCGACAGCTTAATACCACAGGCTGGATGCACAATCGCCTCCGTATGATTGTGGCTTCTTTTCTGACTAAACACTTACTGATTGATTGGCGTTGGGGAGAACAATACTTCAGACAAAAGCTGATTGATGGTGATTTAGCCGCTAACAACGGTGGGTGGCAATGGTCCGCAGGCACTGGCTGTGATGCCCAACCTTACTTTCGAATTTTTAACCCGATGGAACAAAGTAAGAAGTTTGATCCTGACGCTAAGTTCATTAAAGACTTTATTCCAGAGTTAGCTCATATTGATGCTAAGAAGTTACATCAAGCTAATTCTCGTACTGATACTGGATATCTAATTTCAGCTGAATATGCACCAGCGATTGTGGAACATAAACCAGCAAGAGAGCGAGCGCTATCATACTTAAGTGTAATGAAAAAAAGCTAA
- a CDS encoding DUF3634 family protein, with amino-acid sequence MENLLKIAFIAVPVVCLIYFLSSTRKGLTIFEMHFKQGRLDRHKGTVPSKFECEARELAKKNKLTGIVRAEKNNGIRLHVSATISDNCTQQLRNIFPFELYDKKEIDNTKQRG; translated from the coding sequence ATGGAAAATTTACTGAAAATCGCTTTTATCGCTGTTCCTGTTGTGTGTTTAATTTACTTTTTATCCTCTACCCGTAAAGGACTGACCATATTTGAAATGCACTTTAAGCAGGGGCGATTAGATAGACATAAAGGAACGGTTCCAAGTAAATTTGAATGCGAAGCGCGTGAATTAGCCAAAAAGAATAAACTCACAGGTATTGTTCGTGCAGAAAAAAATAATGGTATTCGATTACATGTATCGGCGACGATTAGTGATAACTGTACTCAGCAGTTACGTAATATCTTCCCTTTTGAGCTGTATGACAAAAAAGAGATAGATAACACCAAACAAAGAGGTTAG
- the purT gene encoding formate-dependent phosphoribosylglycinamide formyltransferase, producing the protein MLGTALCKNALRALLLGSGELGKEIAIELQRLGIEVIAVDRYANAPAMHVAHHSHVIDMLDGAALRSVITQEQPHLIIPEIEAINTETLVELEKEGLRVAPCAKATQLTMDREGIRRLAAHQLGILTSRFLFCSSRKEMDKAIDTIGHPCIVKPLMSSSGKGQSLVKSASDYEQAWTHAQVDARGDSARIIVESFIDFDFEITLLTVNAVDGIHFCDPIGHRQQNGDYQESWQPQVMSKHALEQAQEVARKVVKALGGYGVFGVELFIKGDEVYFSEVSPRPHDTGLVTLVSQDLSQFALHVRAILGMPISKITHCGPSASAAINADGHSVNLGFKGLQHAFSQPQVQVRLFGKPEINGHRRLGVALARDESVEAAVLKVKSIVKKIEVVL; encoded by the coding sequence ATGTTAGGTACTGCATTGTGTAAAAATGCCTTGAGAGCTCTACTATTAGGCAGTGGCGAGCTAGGTAAAGAAATCGCTATTGAATTGCAACGTCTTGGTATTGAAGTTATTGCGGTCGACAGATATGCCAATGCGCCAGCAATGCATGTTGCTCACCACTCACATGTAATCGATATGCTTGACGGTGCAGCCTTGCGTTCTGTAATTACTCAAGAGCAACCTCATTTAATTATCCCTGAAATTGAAGCCATAAATACCGAGACCCTTGTTGAGCTAGAGAAAGAAGGCTTACGTGTAGCTCCATGTGCTAAAGCAACACAATTAACGATGGATAGAGAAGGGATCCGTCGCTTAGCTGCTCACCAGTTGGGAATACTCACTTCTCGTTTCTTATTCTGTAGTTCTCGTAAAGAGATGGATAAGGCCATTGATACCATAGGACATCCATGCATAGTAAAGCCTTTGATGAGTTCTTCTGGTAAGGGACAAAGCTTGGTTAAATCCGCTTCAGACTATGAGCAAGCATGGACACATGCACAAGTTGATGCTAGAGGTGATTCAGCACGGATTATTGTAGAGAGCTTTATCGATTTTGATTTCGAAATTACCTTGCTAACCGTTAATGCAGTCGATGGTATTCATTTTTGTGATCCGATTGGGCACAGACAACAAAATGGGGATTATCAAGAGTCTTGGCAGCCACAAGTGATGTCAAAGCATGCCCTTGAGCAAGCACAAGAGGTCGCTCGTAAGGTAGTGAAGGCTTTAGGGGGATATGGTGTATTTGGTGTGGAGTTATTTATAAAAGGGGACGAAGTGTATTTTTCGGAAGTCTCTCCTCGGCCACACGATACGGGATTAGTGACTCTAGTAAGCCAAGATCTCTCTCAATTTGCTCTGCATGTACGGGCGATTTTAGGCATGCCTATTTCTAAAATTACGCATTGTGGTCCTAGTGCTTCAGCGGCGATAAACGCCGATGGTCACTCTGTAAATCTTGGGTTCAAAGGATTACAGCATGCATTTTCACAGCCGCAAGTTCAAGTCAGGTTATTTGGAAAGCCTGAAATCAATGGCCATCGTCGTCTTGGTGTTGCATTAGCTCGAGATGAGAGTGTTGAAGCTGCGGTATTAAAGGTCAAATCAATCGTAAAGAAAATAGAAGTCGTCTTATAG